AAAGTTAAGACTAGCTTTACCAAAATTACACCACTCTACGACCCGGCAACAATTGCAGAATGGGAAGCAGTTTTAATCAAGTATTTACCAACAAAATCTGAATTCAATCGAGGTTATGACTCAGCAAGTGATTCACCCGATGGTGAAATTGCAGCGCAACGTGCAATCACTCATAGAATCGAATATTATCAAGCCAAGTGATAGCATCTGGAAAATCGCTTTGCTCTATGGTAATGAATGGCAGCACTGGAAACAGGAACTGCTAGACTTTGGCTTTAGTATGCAAGACCCAGTTAGTGAACTACTAGCTGTAGAAACTTGGGATGAAGAATAGGCAATAGGCAATAAGCAATAGGGGGTAGGAATTTTTAATATTCACCACTCCCCATTACCCCTTATTCCGAGAGGGGACCCCACCTTCCCTATTCCCCATTTCTAGTCCCTAAACTTTACAAGCAGCTAAGGCCGCAGCTAATTCCTTTGCAGTTTGGTAGCGATCGCGTGGCAATGGTTCTGTAACGCGATCGATCGCATCTCTTAATTGGGAACTGATGGTGGGAACTTTTGCCACATCAAACCTGAAGTTACGCCCCCTTTGGCGGTAATACTTGAACGGGTTTTCGCCTGTGAGCAGAAAAATCAGCGTTGGTCCAATTGCATACAAGTCAGATTGAGTCAAAGGTTGTCCTCGTTCTTGTTCAGGAGCGCAATAACCTTCTGCACCAATCCGGGTACCGGGCGCTGTGCCAATTTCCTTAACTGCGCCAAAATCAAGTATTACTATGCGATTTAGCGAACTTCGCACCATTAAGTTGGCGGGTTTAATATCGCGGTGAATTAGTGGAGGTTCTTGGCTATGAAGATATTCTAAGATATCGCAGGTTTGGATCATCCAAGCGATCGCTTGGCTTGGCGTAACTGGCCCAGTTGTATAGACACGTTTCTCTAAATCTTGTCCGTGGATTAATTCCATTGCCAAGTATTTTTTTCCGCCTTCGACAAAGAAGTCGTAATACTTGGGTATTCCCGGATGGTTAAGGGATTTGAGAGTATGCGCCTCCCGCTCAAATAATTCTTGAGCTTTGGCAATTTTTGCCATATCAGCATTCATTTGCTTCAACACCAGCAGTTGCGGGATACTCCCAATCTGACCAGCCCCATCCCAAGCGAGATAAGTAGTACCCATACCTCCTTGTC
The Nostoc punctiforme PCC 73102 genome window above contains:
- a CDS encoding DUF4327 family protein, with translation MTQQVIHPMVKLQRNVQSLIESNIIKPSDSIWKIALLYGNEWQHWKQELLDFGFSMQDPVSELLAVETWDEE
- a CDS encoding protein kinase domain-containing protein, with translation MVSLTLLEPQQKTPLQQWCFENSSIIRIGRATDNHVVLTDSLVSRHHLELRHVDSADNGSGWRLISQGTNGTFLNGVLVIQSPLPDNSLLQLAQGGPILQFQIQEVTVLETGLRSPQQIQATEENVVATVYSAQGQYTCTHEGNSPNNLFCIHCGQPLSVQQKIRHYQVLRTLGQGGMGTTYLAWDGAGQIGSIPQLLVLKQMNADMAKIAKAQELFEREAHTLKSLNHPGIPKYYDFFVEGGKKYLAMELIHGQDLEKRVYTTGPVTPSQAIAWMIQTCDILEYLHSQEPPLIHRDIKPANLMVRSSLNRIVILDFGAVKEIGTAPGTRIGAEGYCAPEQERGQPLTQSDLYAIGPTLIFLLTGENPFKYYRQRGRNFRFDVAKVPTISSQLRDAIDRVTEPLPRDRYQTAKELAAALAACKV